From one Mycobacterium colombiense CECT 3035 genomic stretch:
- a CDS encoding SRPBCC family protein — protein MIEFTLTRTSTAPIETVFDAMTDHRGIADYVWACRRSTLDREGTPAPNGVGAIRRLVVIGPPFVEEVIEYERPTRYAYKMLSGAPTRNHIGTIQLREADTGTEVSWHLRSTLKIAGVDRLMLPVFKKVIDELLKGGISAAERRA, from the coding sequence ATGATCGAGTTCACCCTTACCCGGACCTCGACGGCGCCGATCGAGACCGTGTTCGACGCCATGACCGACCACCGCGGGATCGCGGACTACGTGTGGGCATGCCGGCGCAGCACGCTCGATCGAGAGGGAACCCCCGCACCAAACGGTGTCGGCGCGATCAGACGTCTGGTGGTGATCGGACCCCCATTCGTCGAGGAGGTCATCGAATATGAGCGACCCACCCGCTACGCGTACAAGATGCTCTCGGGCGCACCGACCCGGAATCACATCGGCACGATCCAGCTGCGTGAAGCAGACACAGGGACCGAGGTCAGCTGGCATCTACGGTCAACGCTGAAGATCGCCGGTGTTGACCGGCTGATGCTGCCGGTGTTCAAGAAGGTCATCGACGAGCTCCTCAAAGGCGGCATCTCCGCCGCCGAACGCCGCGCCTGA
- a CDS encoding alpha/beta hydrolase: MSSMWQGCLADTDYFEMRSSGGHDYGVWVTTPPGSDRAATQVPVVYVLDGNWAVGLTAPLIVTQMDPMQRIQPYIQVSVGYAGEQARDWDRLRNRDFVPPGEPIAEELIDAVEMGVEAGARTREEADAYLAELRDTHADAFLRFLAAELHPRIEHDYGTARRGHGLFGYSYGGLFSLYTWLTGTALFESIGAGSPGVIAEDSQIFAQIDEMGDSRRAAKLHLTFNDRELLGDLAVYQRLAKNTATIRHLLTSRGEAVTSEILHETHVTGLQASFLSYLRTCRPL; this comes from the coding sequence ATGAGCTCCATGTGGCAAGGCTGTCTCGCCGACACCGACTATTTCGAGATGCGTTCCAGCGGTGGGCATGACTACGGCGTCTGGGTTACCACGCCACCGGGCTCCGACCGCGCCGCGACGCAAGTGCCTGTGGTGTATGTGCTCGACGGGAACTGGGCTGTGGGTCTGACGGCTCCGCTGATCGTCACCCAGATGGACCCCATGCAACGGATCCAGCCCTACATCCAGGTCAGCGTTGGCTACGCGGGCGAGCAAGCACGTGACTGGGATCGGCTGCGCAACAGAGACTTTGTTCCACCCGGCGAGCCGATCGCGGAGGAGCTCATCGATGCCGTGGAGATGGGAGTGGAAGCGGGTGCGAGGACACGCGAGGAGGCCGACGCCTATCTCGCCGAATTGCGCGACACCCACGCCGATGCGTTTCTGAGGTTCCTCGCCGCGGAACTACACCCACGGATCGAGCACGACTACGGCACCGCCAGACGCGGTCACGGCCTCTTCGGCTACTCCTACGGCGGACTTTTCAGCCTCTACACCTGGCTCACCGGCACCGCCCTCTTCGAGAGCATCGGAGCGGGCAGCCCCGGCGTCATCGCCGAAGACAGTCAGATCTTCGCCCAGATCGACGAGATGGGTGACAGCCGGCGTGCCGCCAAGCTTCACCTGACCTTCAACGACCGAGAGCTTCTCGGTGACCTTGCCGTTTACCAACGCCTCGCGAAGAACACGGCCACGATCCGTCATCTCCTCACCTCGCGCGGCGAAGCGGTCACCAGCGAGATCCTGCACGAAACGCACGTCACCGGCTTGCAGGCCTCGTTCCTCAGTTATCTCAGGACCTGCCGTCCGCTGTAA
- a CDS encoding TetR/AcrR family transcriptional regulator, whose amino-acid sequence MDVPERDAAELSNTPVNRLERRKLRTRNALVRAAKGFIAQGKIGIPILEITQAADVGMGSFYNHFSSKEELFAAAVTDALDDLGALLDGFTGSISDPAEAFAANYRLSGRLFRYRPQEAALLLAHGDSLILSDRGLSPRARRDIAAAIDQGRFTIGDAELGLAIAGGMFIGLTTLLRERPERDTDATVDAVAERVLRTLGMTPKQASALCRKPLPDISSLRESPVDWPTPITSNSIDPHPN is encoded by the coding sequence ATGGACGTGCCCGAGCGCGATGCCGCCGAGTTGTCGAACACGCCGGTCAACCGCCTGGAGCGGCGCAAGCTGCGCACCCGCAACGCTCTGGTGCGGGCCGCGAAAGGGTTTATCGCGCAAGGCAAAATCGGCATTCCCATCCTGGAGATCACCCAGGCCGCCGATGTGGGTATGGGGTCCTTCTACAACCACTTCTCGAGCAAGGAGGAGCTGTTCGCCGCGGCCGTGACCGACGCCCTCGATGATCTCGGCGCCCTGCTCGACGGCTTCACCGGATCGATCTCCGACCCAGCCGAAGCCTTTGCCGCCAACTACCGACTGAGCGGGCGACTGTTCCGTTACCGCCCGCAGGAGGCCGCGCTGCTGCTGGCGCACGGAGATTCACTCATCCTGTCTGACCGCGGATTGTCTCCGCGGGCGCGTCGCGACATCGCCGCGGCGATCGATCAGGGGCGGTTCACGATTGGCGATGCTGAACTGGGCTTGGCGATCGCCGGGGGCATGTTCATCGGCCTGACCACGCTGCTGCGCGAGCGTCCCGAACGTGACACCGATGCCACCGTCGACGCGGTGGCCGAACGTGTCCTGCGGACGCTCGGCATGACGCCCAAGCAGGCCAGCGCGCTGTGCCGCAAGCCGCTGCCCGACATCTCGTCACTGCGCGAATCGCCCGTCGATTGGCCCACCCCCATAACATCCAACTCCATCGACCCCCACCCCAACTGA